CTAATACTAAATGCAATCTGTCTTCACAGAAGTACCCAGTTACAAGTATCCTTATGAGAGTACATATGAGAATTATTTTTAGAGTAAAGCAATGCTGAACACAACCATGGAAAATTAGGGAGAAAATCAGTTTCATTATTTGAATGAGCACAAAGAATTGCTCAACCAAGCTCATTAGTTCAATGCATGTACAAGCAGACAAATCATTCGAGTAAAGTTAATGTATAACCTATTAAAGTGTTGCAATTGAAAAAGGCCATGCCATAATTCTAAAGGCAGGATACTGTGGCACGCATGTCATGGAAGGTATCAAATCCATCACTCTGTTTCTCCACCCTGAAAATGTTTATGATGGCAGCAGCAAATAATAATGAATCGAAACAAAACATACACTGTTGTTATTCATAAAATGGATTAATGGAGATCATCTTCTGTGGTCAACATAACAATCACTGGTTTCGGAGTCACAACATTTAATAGCCCCTCTATATGTAGTGATTATTTGTCTATGCAGGAAGCTGGGCAGGACTCTTAAGGGCCACACTGCCAAACTGCGGTGAAGAGTACTTCTTGTAAACCGTCTCAAATTCGCTTCGTGCTGAACTCTGGTGAAATATAACAATCAATCTAGCACATTCTCTGCACAATGAAAAATACCATCCATACTATCATACGATATATTAAACTCCAATTCTTCACTAATGAGGATTTGGTCTTAGATTCTTAATATTCATTTGCTAAAAGATAGTTGACTCCGAAAGAAAAGAACCACGATCTTACTTGAGATCTGCTACAGCATAGCCTGTATACCGTTTAAGTGTTTCATTCCAGACTGGTTCCTTCTTCAAGGTACACTGAGCAGTAAATACCGCTGCAGCTGCAAGCATTGATGGTCTAAACTTGATCATCACATACCGGAGCAAGGTCAATTCTAAGAAGAAGAACACCACATTTTCCATCTGTTAATTACACCAAACATGCCTTTAGAGGGGAGAAATGCAGTAGCATAATAAGGTAAACAACAGAGAAACTGTAAAGTTAAAGGATCTAAAGTCTATCTCAGGTCTTGCCTCTTCGTCAGAACCAGCTGCCTTTAGAAACCTAATTGCAAATACATATGGAGTGGGGACTGTGAGATGGAATTTGAGCTTATTGAGCATTGTCTTTTCCATAGTCAGTATCTCCTGTTTTGTATATTGTTCTTCTGCTATGTAGAAAAAATCATCCATCTGCAACCAAAAGTGGAGCCTTTAGAAACACCAGTTTGATCTTATAAACACTTTATTACTTTATGAAGGAATTCTCTTCAAGTGTCAATCTAAAGCATACCTCTGGGGGCAAAACTTCTTCATACTTGGAAGCTACAAGCATTGCGGTGATACCCACTAACTGTAAATTTCTCTTTGATACAAATTCAATGGAAAGATATCTATCAAATACATTTGCGGTAAGATATAATGTTTCTGGCATCAACTCAAATTTCCTATGTACCTACAATTTCAGATTAGCCAAATGAGATACCCAACAGATGAACTTTGTCATTTTTATCAATGCAATTAAATGCTAAGAACTTTTAAGAATACTTCTAGGGACATGAGAAGCACTTACCTCAATCAGCCAGTCAATGGTAACTCCTCTCATCCTCCCATTAATATCTGTTTGCGAGGGCATATAGTTTGATACACAACTCTTGCTCTGAGAATAGATAAGTCATAAGTTATCTGTGGCTAACCATTCAAATATCAACATCTTGTTTTGAAATGTGACTGGAAGTACCTCAATTTTGCGATAGAAGTTGTAAATATCCTCCACATACTCAACCACTGCAAACTGATTCCCAAGGTCTCCTTCATCAATGTTTGGCAAGAGGCTCTCTGTCTCAGTCCGTTCGCCATCCATTGTGGTACAAAAGGCCTGTAAACACTCTACTCATAAGAAACTCATATTTTATCAATTATTTGAACATACTTGTGCCTAACAGAAAAAATTCAAGGGACACTTCAATAAAGTTGCTGATGTGCAGTGATAATGGGGGATGAGAGCAGGGGAGGAAGACTACACCACATCAAATCCCTCGCTGGAATAAGGCATTTCATAATTCAGGCTGATATGTGGAGTAAAAATCAGTGGTTGAAAACTGGAGGACTTAAATTTGAATTCCAAGATTACCTCAATTCAATCAATGACCTCAGCCAAGTTTTCCCGAGAAAAATAATAGAGAAACGGTGCTTTTATAAAATGTTTATGAGATAAAATTCTGTGCACAATTCCTAAGGACAAATTCTCTTAAAAAAATGAGAGAAACTGTACTCACTTTACTTCGAGCTACGAGAGTTGCAGTTAGAGTTGGAGGCCTCCTTTTTCGTGCTACTGCAGCTCGGACATTGTGTTTGCTAGTTGCTTGTACCCTAGTTGGCTGTTTAGCAGCCAACACTTTATCTTTTGTATTCTCCTTTGTGGCTACCCTTGTCCCAGGAAGATCACTACCCTTTTTAATCTTCCCTACTTTATTCATGACCTCTGCCTTAGTATTCTGAAAAATAATGTGAAGAGCATGAGAAAACACAGATCAGGGAATAGTTATATACAATGTTCTGTCAGAGAGTTTAAACATATCACCTTATCAGCTGCAGTGATTCTATTAGTTGCAGCAGACCTTGCATTTGCAAGCAATTGAGCTCCATAGCTCCTGTTAAAAAAGGCTCAATAATCAATCAGAAGTTATTGGATACGTACATAAATCATATGTTTACCACATTCGACAGGCCACAACTCCCCAGAATCCATTGGCAGAGGAATTCGTTGTTTCTGAAGCATAGATGGCAAACCTTGTTATGGGGCGACGGCCTTGAACAGTTCTCCTGTAAAACAAAAATACCATCACATATTAAATTCATAGAACATCTCCATCAACCCATATACGAGTCCTCTTTTATCTACAAAATTGGGAATTGAATTAATAAATATACCCATTGACTCCTTTGTTGGCGATATTCAGTCTGGTATTATTATCTACCACAGTATTCCCAATATCTGCCAGAACTGCCCTATTTGTTGCTTGTGAGGCCTTCTGGTTACGGGCTTCTGCTTGTGAGACCTTCTGGTCATCAATTTCTGCAACAAGAAGTtcttattaattttatatgtttgaACAATTGAAGACATCCACAAGACAAAGAAGAACAAATGATTATTCAAAAGGCATGTAGCCATTGGTTCTACATCAAGATGACCGACTTTAAAATTTGAGCACTATGGAACCTTCCTTCTTAATGAAGTTCATTCTCAATCGTACAAAATGAGTAGATTGAGAATTTCTATGGGACCAATAGGTTAATTAACCTATTAGATTAAGTCAGCCAAATGACGTGCATTTGCCCTTTAGATCAAGGCCCAAACGGAGTTGGAAAATTCCACTGTTCTACGGGGATGCGTCCCCCAAAAAATTCGAAGTCCCTTGTATGGGGATGTTTTCCAGATTTGGGAACTTGGGTATCCAACACCACCACCTCCGCCAGGGATGCCATTGGGTCACTTGTTATATGGCACATGTCATTATATATTGATTGCAACTTATAACTTTGTGAAAACTAGTTTGCCTTTCATGAGATGCACTTACAGAAATGCTATATTTAAAATTTATCTTGAATATTTCAATTCACCTCAATTTGTATATCAAAACCACCCCTTATTATTCTACCACCATCCCCAAATTTAAACCCTGATCCCCTTGTCCCAAAACTTATCCCACAACTCGGCATCCCCTGTCAGGAAACTCCTTGGAACTATGAAAATTTCCCATATCTCCACAGCCTTCTAACCGTTGAGTTCCTCTTTGAAAGGACAAAATCGGACATTAAGCCCATGCACTCGAGAATTAAGGAGAATTATAAACCCCCTCGATCTCATTGATTTCTGCCGGAGCTCCTCTATCTTTTAGATTTCCATACAGACAAATTATCATGAGAGAACAGGGTTTCCACTCAGCATTAGAGGTTTAGGGCTCCTCTATCTCTTCAGCCCTCATAAAACTGTTAAGTTCCTCGACCTCTTTGTAGAGGTTCAACATTCATCAGGTCACTCATAGATTCAGGTCTAGAAGACATAAGGGAACCCATAAATCTCCTTGACCTCATGAAGTTGGTCGGAGTCTGTTCAACTTCCATATAAATAACTTATGATAATAATCTATAATTTGGAGGAGCAAAAGAGACCCACTCACCTTTGTCTGGGTTTGGTCGATTTGCCATTTTACTGAATTCCACCAGTCTGCAAAATTCCAGAAAGACAATTTTACTCTTTAGGaaccaaaaccatttttttttaaatctttaataCATCATGATTTGCACTGATATCTACCTTGTTAGAATGGTTTACTGTAAATGAATTTGCTCAGTCTGATTACCTTAATTTAAGAAGATAAATTGGCTTCTCAGGCCGCCGCTAATTCAATATATCCAATGAAGCTCAATGACAGGTTCAGTGGTGCCACAACGAAATGGTAAGAGGGTGATACAGAATGACTATATTTTATAATCGAAAGAGCCGTTATAATTAGAAGAGTGTAAATAGGCGTTGGACATTAATATGGGAACCCCCTCAATCTTCCCGCCAATCAATAGACCGACCCAATTTTGGGATATTAATGCTTGCCCTCCCTTAATTTTAAAAGTTTGTGTTCTTGTAGAGTTTCGTGCTTGGGAGTATGGAAATCAAGTTTAAAAATCAATAGCAATACAATTTAATTTGGTTTATCATAATTAAGTTAGAAGGGATGAAATTATtagtataaaaatatttattatttaagatAGATAGGGGTCTCCAAAGTAAATATTTGTCAATGTCTTTAGATAGCTGTTTTCAAAATATCTATACAAGTCAATGAGCACTTGATTTGTTGGTGAAATTGAATGGTTTTTAATTAACCCGCtaaggatcaagtcttgttgagtttAAGGCTTTGACATCGTAAGGGATAAGGCTGTCCCAAATGATACAACTTTGTGGATGATAAATCCTCCAAAAAGAAAAATGTATACAACTAGCATATGTAAATGCAATTTGTAAAATGTTAATATTGCATATTTGGTTTATTTGCtttgaaaaaattatatttctttTGACAAATAATAAATCATACCATATTCAACCAAATGCACAAAATACATGACATTTATTAACATTTTTAAAGCATATAATAacacattttatatatatccaaacCATAATGTACAACACATTAAAGGAGTAATAAGTGTTTGATGAAGAAACCAGTATACATGAAAGATAGAACATGCATGCATATGCCAATATATATGAAACACCTATCATTATTATTGTCACAAAGGTTTGAATCTCTTTTCCTCAATTATCCTTTTTGaaagttgttttcttgttttcatttttcataGTGGTCATATAACAATGGTGGCAAAATTCCTCAAAGTCCATTCAAGGACTTAAAATGTGATATAGCCACAAATGTTACCCTTTCCTCTTTCTCTTTGCCCTATGCTAATTGATGTTTTTGGATGAGTCAAACCTTGTGACTTTTGTATTGTTAGTGCCCATGCCAACTATAAGGTTAGTTGACATGTACATTCATTTTCTATTGGTGCAATTGAAATTATATTTGGAGATTAACTTCAAATGACATTCTAGAGTATTGTCCAATTCTACCATAACATATATGTTGGTGGTTTTGGTGGGGCACTTCCGAGTTTGTATATTATATGTTCAATATATCTTAAAGTCATTTATAAGACCTACTTCTATCCATAGAATCTAGATTAGAGGTTAACATGACCCTTGCATCCTTAGAAATTAGTATTTCAACATCAAGTTCATCATTTTGACCTCTTAATGGAGTAATACTCTCATATTTGGTGGCAATGCAACAAGCTATTAGTCTTTTC
This genomic stretch from Cryptomeria japonica chromosome 8, Sugi_1.0, whole genome shotgun sequence harbors:
- the LOC131044814 gene encoding G2/mitotic-specific cyclin S13-7, which translates into the protein MANRPNPDKEIDDQKVSQAEARNQKASQATNRAVLADIGNTVVDNNTRLNIANKGVNGRTVQGRRPITRSYGAQLLANARSAATNRITAADKNTKAEVMNKVGKIKKGSDLPGTRVATKENTKDKVLAAKQPTRVQATSKHNVRAAVARKRRPPTLTATLVARSKAFCTTMDGERTETESLLPNIDEGDLGNQFAVVEYVEDIYNFYRKIESKSCVSNYMPSQTDINGRMRGVTIDWLIEVHRKFELMPETLYLTANVFDRYLSIEFVSKRNLQLVGITAMLVASKYEEVLPPEMDDFFYIAEEQYTKQEILTMEKTMLNKLKFHLTVPTPYVFAIRFLKAAGSDEEMENVVFFFLELTLLRYVMIKFRPSMLAAAAVFTAQCTLKKEPVWNETLKRYTGYAVADLKECARLIVIFHQSSARSEFETVYKKYSSPQFGSVALKSPAQLPA